The nucleotide window AAAGTGGTGAGATTTTTGCTTCTTAACATCATGGTCTTAAGTTCCATATACAGAGGTTCTAACGGCAATGTTCTCAGGGGGCATGAATCTCCGGTTAATCTTCATTGGAAGTTAATATAGTCTCAGAAACAGAGAAGTGGCGCTCCTCACTTACAGTTAATCCATTCTTGAGAAAACCGAACTCTTTCCAGAGCAAGCCTATTACGACCAGGAACATCAGGAATTCCGCAGCCGGGGTTGCAAGCCAGACTCCGTTAAGGTCAAGTAAGGAAGGTAAAATCCATAGTAGGGGAAGGACAAAAAGAAAAACTGTTCCCAGCTGGATGAAAAGAGAGTATCTGATTTTGTTTATCGACTGGAAATATACTGAACCCAGCATAACTATTCCATGAGTAAGGAGGGCAAACACGAAAATCTTCATGCCGTTAAGAGTAATTTCCATGAGTTCTGGGCTGTCGCGGTTAAAGATAAGGATAAACTGTTCCGGATACATGGAAAGAAGCACGAAACCAATCAACCCGGTTACGAGGCAAGAAATAACAGCTATCTTTAAGGTCCCTGCAACTCGGGAATAACAACGGGCTCCATAATTAAAACCGATGATTGGCTGGGTGCCAACTGCTATTCCTTCAAAAATCAAAGAGAAAATCGAGAAAACGTAACCTATAATTCCATAGCCTGAAACTGCGAGTTCCGAACCGTAACTGAGCAGCATGTACTCGTTTGCAATGAGCAGGACGAAAGTTGAAAACTGCATTGCAAAAGAAGGAAAGCCTGCTTTCATAATTCTGATAATTATTCTCGATTCCAGGGAGAGGGAACCGGGTTTTAGCCTCAGTCCTGCCCATCTGCTGAAAAAGTACAGAGCGAGCAGAATTCCGGAAAGAGAAAAAGCAATAACAGTGGCTATGGCAGCTCCCTTAACCCCCATTCCCATTCGCATGACAAAGAGATAGTCAAGAATCATATTTACGAAAACACTCGCAACCACACATATCATAGCAAGTCTGGGTTTTCCGTCATTTCGTACTAGAGGTTCGAGACCAATGGACATAGTTAGAAGTACCGACCCTGAAAATAGGACTCTGAGATAACTATTTGCCATGTCAAAAACCGGGCCAGAGGCTCCCAGAAAGCGGAGATAAGAATCCGAAAAAGTCAGTCCGATAACGGTGAGTCCTATTCCCGCAAGCAAGAGAAGAGGGAAAGCGTTGTGTATTAGTCTGATGGCTTTCTGTCGATCAGTTCTGCCAAGGGCCAGGGCTACAAGGCTTGAAGTTCCTATCCCTATCATCTGTCCTACAGCAATTATGGCTAAAAGTGCAGGAAATGCAAGAGTTATTCCTGCAAGCCCCTGGCTTCCCACAGTATTCCCGACAAAGAAACCGTCAATGACTCCCTGGATTCCGGCAACTATCAACCCTATAGTTGCCGGGAGAACAAATTTCAGGAAAAGCTTTCCGATGCTTGCAGACCTCATTTCCCGTTCATCTGTCATACTTTTTCCTCGTTAAGCCAGGTAGTGAGTTTCTCAAAGATTCTCTCCAGAAATCTAAGTTTTCGTTCATCCAAAATTTTCGGATCATTTCAAAAAACCTTATATCTATCAATGTTCGATATCAAATGCTTTTTTCCATTTATCGGTGAGTTCGAGCAGGCAGATCCCTCCGTCCTTCGGAAAAGTTTTTGTTTTCAGCAGGCCTTTTTCGCAGTTTTAAAAATCAAGTTGTTAGCGTAGCTTTGCTGATTTCCATGGCCTTCGCCATTGGAGATAGTGGGATTGCCCAGGAAATTAGTTTTCCTGAGGTAGAGGAAGACATGTAGCCGATATTTCTGTATTCCTCTGAGAATTCATACTTTCTCAGATTTTTTGAAACAATATTCCATCTTTTCAAGAAACCTAGAAATTTCCGTTTTTACTCTCCATAAATGAAAAAAGGAGTACATAATTAGTCTAACTACTATTAAAGATTTTCCTTCGGCTAATAAATATAATATAATTTAACTCTACCTCTGCATTCCAGGACAAACTCTTCGAAAATTTGATCTGGATATCATAACTATGGAAAGCCAGATTTTTCCTATCCTTATGCTTATGACAGGTTTTCAGTTTCAATTTCCATGGTTTTAGAGAAACACTCTAGCATTGTTCATATCAGTAGCAACTTCATTTTTGTTTTCCGGTTCTATATTTTTTCCATTTTTCTTTTTACTTCTTTCTCTTCCGAACTCCGTAAACAAGAAACGCAATGCCGGTCATAAGGATTACAAACATAGTCATAAAGCCTAGAGCAGCCATGAAACCGAATACAAACCCTGCGGTATAAGGTTCTAAGGCTTTTAGAGATAGAAAAATAACCCCTGTTAGAGCTATTAGCCAGGAACCAAAGACAAGGGCCCTGTTTTTTACCTTGGCCAGAAGTATTATCAGTAGAACTAACATTAAAGCAATGGAAATTTGGGGGAAATAATATAATGCAGAACTCTCCAGGCCCTTTGTAAAGAACATACCTTCTTCCCCATGCTCAAATGCATACAGCGTCCCCTCTGTTGAAATCAGGTATAATTTGTTTTTGTGAAGTACGGGCTTCGACACATCATATCCTTTTATTTTGCTACTGCCCCATATGGTTTCTCCGGTACTGGAATTAAAAATATATATGTTGTTCAGGTCAGTTGAATATACGAATTTATTACTGATAACAGATGAAGCAAAACTCATTTTTGAACCGGGATACTCATTCAAGATTTCGCCAGTTTCTGCCTGTAAGATACCGGGATTTGGAAAATCAACAAATAATTTACCATTTATTGCTGCAACAACATTTGACCATTTACCGTTATGTG belongs to Methanosarcina barkeri 3 and includes:
- a CDS encoding MATE family efflux transporter, which gives rise to MTDEREMRSASIGKLFLKFVLPATIGLIVAGIQGVIDGFFVGNTVGSQGLAGITLAFPALLAIIAVGQMIGIGTSSLVALALGRTDRQKAIRLIHNAFPLLLLAGIGLTVIGLTFSDSYLRFLGASGPVFDMANSYLRVLFSGSVLLTMSIGLEPLVRNDGKPRLAMICVVASVFVNMILDYLFVMRMGMGVKGAAIATVIAFSLSGILLALYFFSRWAGLRLKPGSLSLESRIIIRIMKAGFPSFAMQFSTFVLLIANEYMLLSYGSELAVSGYGIIGYVFSIFSLIFEGIAVGTQPIIGFNYGARCYSRVAGTLKIAVISCLVTGLIGFVLLSMYPEQFILIFNRDSPELMEITLNGMKIFVFALLTHGIVMLGSVYFQSINKIRYSLFIQLGTVFLFVLPLLWILPSLLDLNGVWLATPAAEFLMFLVVIGLLWKEFGFLKNGLTVSEERHFSVSETILTSNED